One genomic segment of Borrelia coriaceae includes these proteins:
- a CDS encoding PG0541 family transporter-associated protein codes for MYRAEVISNLSLELDLHEHISRIEKDLGEYIYYSKIYNVKGKGRKGEKQGNAIWPEENFILIIYTNNLVVIERLRSAIESLEQEYPTEGIRFFVIGN; via the coding sequence GTGTATAGGGCAGAGGTAATTTCTAATCTGTCTTTAGAGCTTGATTTGCATGAACATATAAGTAGGATAGAGAAAGATTTGGGTGAATATATATATTATTCTAAGATATATAATGTTAAAGGAAAAGGACGCAAGGGTGAAAAGCAGGGTAATGCAATTTGGCCTGAAGAAAATTTTATTCTTATAATTTATACCAATAATTTGGTTGTTATAGAAAGATTAAGAAGTGCTATTGAGAGTTTAGAGCAAGAATATCCTACTGAAGGAATTAGATTTTTTGTTATAGGTAACTAG
- a CDS encoding efflux RND transporter permease subunit, translating to MLIKKIVDKPITMLILFSLLIMLSLYTFSRLKIDLLPNIEENNITVSTQYAGSSAKEVEEKVTSLLEGNLSLVKNIKTITSNSFKEYSLINLQFYHGTDLDLALNEIRDALELSRNMLPQSADFPKVDRGNFGSSSLLSFVMYADRPVLELKGYANNILRPKLERLNGVGRVQVTGDGGKHILIEVSQNRLEAYGLTLSEIVPFISSQNIEFSVGNVLDNNLKYQAQVSGKFNSIKDLEDVVIAYKEPSTYSLGNNSIVQVRLRDIASIKNTAQAPENYAYYNGKPSIVLSVQKQSDANSVAVADAVNAEVEKIKLALPKDISLDIFYNSAEHIKKVIFSVVDSAYSGAVLALCIILLFLRNFRATIIIGITIPIAIILTFCLMYFANISLNVMSLSGLALSVGMLVDCSIVVIENIYRYRQKGAKLISSAILGTQEMMLPIMAATLTSICVFAPMLIFKAELGIIGDFVRDFAFTIVISLVASFFVAVFLVPVLSSYYVGLYTTFQKPIKNELIKKIDGVLYGIYSILERSYVNLLNYVLSRKLVFSFVVLICFILSFILLPFLNVSLMPYESSSLIDFNFNFPHKTSLDISKFYSDKILEILKSEIKVYKSIVSEINSSGFVFKVKLPLKEEVNEELLENEEDIQYRVYKRVESIYPDFSSNAFSQGGGGPFGSPPIEIKITASNFEYAKEYGELLVGLLKKKFPSLVNPRLNVREEVQIDIEIDREKAYFYGVNLETISREIRANIDGILAGKYIEDGISYDILLRLNRGNIVSLRDLDKIFIINASGIKVPLSSMSKIRKVKGITEIPREDQSLVVKLTAGIAPGENLALMTAKVVDFVTNKVPRKDGILVKFEGEYNEFASNMKQFRVIILMAILLVFGVMAAQFESLLKPFIILFTIPLTLIGVVLFYFISGEKVSVFTAIGMLMLVGVVVNTGIVLIDYINLLLKRGFDLKEALLEAGRSRFRPILMSALTSIIGLFPIAFSGSSDNSLVKPIAFTFIGGMVASTFLTLFFIPMIFEIFYKISMKKFIFFKSWILVGKTDLKGANERFSNKNKNVNSIDISKSSTKGDTKADDNSNDFFIDED from the coding sequence ATGTTGATAAAGAAGATTGTTGATAAGCCAATAACGATGTTAATATTGTTTTCATTATTGATAATGCTTAGTCTTTATACTTTTTCAAGATTAAAGATAGATTTGCTGCCCAACATTGAAGAGAATAATATAACTGTTTCTACACAGTATGCGGGCAGTTCTGCAAAGGAAGTGGAGGAAAAGGTTACAAGCCTTCTAGAAGGTAATTTATCTTTAGTAAAAAATATAAAAACAATAACTAGTAATTCATTTAAGGAATATAGTCTTATTAATCTTCAATTTTATCATGGAACTGATTTAGATTTAGCTTTAAATGAAATAAGAGATGCGCTTGAACTTTCAAGAAATATGTTGCCACAAAGTGCAGACTTTCCTAAAGTTGATAGAGGAAATTTTGGCTCTTCCTCGTTATTATCTTTTGTTATGTATGCTGATAGACCAGTTTTAGAACTTAAGGGATATGCAAATAATATTCTTAGGCCCAAGTTGGAAAGACTTAATGGGGTTGGACGTGTTCAGGTTACTGGAGATGGGGGTAAGCATATTTTAATTGAAGTGTCTCAAAATAGGTTAGAGGCATATGGACTTACTTTATCAGAAATAGTACCATTTATTTCTTCTCAAAATATTGAATTTTCAGTTGGTAATGTATTAGACAATAATTTGAAATACCAAGCACAAGTGTCTGGAAAGTTTAACTCAATTAAGGATTTGGAAGATGTGGTTATTGCTTATAAGGAGCCAAGCACTTATTCTTTAGGTAATAATTCAATTGTTCAGGTCAGGCTAAGAGATATTGCAAGTATTAAGAATACTGCTCAAGCTCCAGAAAATTATGCATATTATAATGGTAAACCCTCCATTGTGCTGTCCGTACAAAAACAGAGTGATGCAAATTCTGTTGCTGTTGCAGATGCGGTAAATGCAGAGGTTGAAAAAATTAAGCTTGCACTTCCAAAAGATATATCTTTAGATATTTTTTATAATAGTGCTGAACATATTAAAAAGGTTATTTTTTCTGTTGTTGATTCAGCTTATTCAGGGGCAGTGCTTGCATTATGTATTATTCTCTTATTTTTAAGAAATTTTAGAGCCACAATTATTATTGGTATTACAATACCAATAGCAATTATTCTTACCTTTTGTTTGATGTATTTTGCAAATATTTCTCTAAATGTTATGAGTCTCTCAGGTCTTGCTTTGAGTGTTGGTATGCTTGTAGATTGTTCTATTGTTGTAATAGAGAATATATATAGATATAGGCAAAAGGGTGCGAAACTTATCTCATCTGCCATTCTTGGCACACAAGAAATGATGTTGCCAATTATGGCTGCAACTTTGACATCAATTTGTGTATTTGCTCCTATGCTTATTTTTAAAGCTGAGTTAGGCATTATTGGTGATTTTGTTAGAGATTTTGCTTTTACTATTGTAATATCTTTAGTAGCTTCTTTTTTTGTTGCAGTTTTTTTAGTACCTGTGCTTTCAAGTTATTATGTTGGGCTTTACACTACTTTTCAAAAACCTATCAAAAATGAATTGATTAAGAAGATTGATGGGGTTTTATATGGAATTTATTCTATTTTAGAGAGATCTTATGTTAATTTGCTAAATTATGTTTTGAGTCGCAAACTAGTTTTTTCGTTCGTTGTTCTTATTTGTTTTATTTTAAGTTTCATCTTGTTGCCTTTTTTAAATGTATCTCTTATGCCTTATGAATCCTCTTCCTTAATTGATTTTAATTTTAATTTTCCTCATAAGACAAGTTTGGATATTTCAAAATTTTATTCGGATAAAATTTTAGAAATTTTAAAAAGTGAAATTAAGGTATATAAGAGTATCGTTTCTGAAATAAATTCGAGTGGGTTTGTTTTTAAAGTTAAATTGCCTTTAAAGGAGGAAGTTAATGAAGAACTGCTTGAAAATGAAGAGGATATTCAATATAGGGTTTATAAGCGTGTTGAGAGTATTTATCCTGACTTTAGTTCTAATGCTTTTTCACAAGGGGGTGGTGGTCCTTTTGGTTCTCCTCCTATTGAGATCAAAATTACCGCTTCTAATTTTGAGTATGCAAAAGAATATGGGGAGTTATTAGTTGGTCTTTTAAAGAAAAAATTTCCTAGTCTTGTTAATCCTAGACTTAATGTGCGAGAAGAGGTTCAAATTGATATAGAAATAGATAGAGAAAAGGCCTATTTTTATGGGGTTAATCTTGAAACTATCTCAAGAGAAATTAGGGCTAATATTGATGGAATTTTGGCAGGAAAATATATTGAAGATGGAATAAGCTATGATATTTTGCTTAGGCTTAATAGAGGCAATATTGTTAGTTTGAGGGATTTAGACAAAATATTTATTATAAATGCATCTGGTATTAAAGTTCCTTTATCTTCAATGTCCAAAATTAGAAAGGTTAAAGGAATTACTGAGATTCCCAGAGAAGATCAATCCTTAGTGGTGAAGCTTACAGCAGGTATTGCTCCTGGTGAAAATTTAGCTTTAATGACAGCAAAGGTAGTGGATTTTGTAACTAATAAGGTTCCTCGCAAGGATGGTATCTTGGTTAAATTTGAAGGAGAATACAATGAGTTTGCAAGTAATATGAAGCAATTTAGGGTGATAATTTTGATGGCTATTTTACTTGTATTTGGAGTAATGGCAGCTCAATTTGAATCTTTATTAAAGCCATTCATTATTCTCTTTACAATACCATTAACCTTGATAGGTGTTGTGTTGTTTTATTTTATATCGGGAGAAAAAGTTTCTGTTTTTACTGCTATTGGTATGCTTATGCTTGTTGGTGTTGTTGTTAATACAGGAATTGTGTTGATAGATTATATTAACTTATTGCTTAAAAGGGGCTTTGATCTTAAAGAGGCATTACTTGAAGCAGGTCGTTCTAGGTTTAGGCCAATTTTAATGTCTGCTTTAACGTCAATAATTGGACTTTTCCCTATTGCGTTCTCAGGTTCTAGTGATAATAGTCTTGTAAAACCAATTGCTTTTACCTTTATTGGCGGAATGGTTGCTAGTACGTTTTTGACTTTGTTTTTTATTCCTATGATTTTTGAAATTTTTTACAAAATTTCTATGAAAAAATTTATTTTTTTTAAATCATGGATTCTTGTTGGCAAAACTGATCTTAAGGGAGCAAATGAGAGGTTTTCAAATAAAAATAAAAATGTAAATAGTATAGATATTTCTAAGAGTAGTACTAAAGGGGATACTAAGGCTGATGATAATTCGAATGATTTTTTTATTGATGAAGATTGA
- a CDS encoding efflux RND transporter periplasmic adaptor subunit, whose amino-acid sequence MHVGFNVRGNFKYYLFVLVLLFGFSCSDEIESEIQGDIATNDTANEPYRFPVVAIKACKGALSNYIPLNGDIDTKVKAEVFPDIAGEVMSLNIRLGSYVKEGQIIATVDPSRPGFFYLKSPVRAPMSGYVLAINCRVGERVDPQKSIALIGRMDVMQIKTYVSEKYVLDIKVGNNAIIELESYPNEKFKAKISEVSPVLDFKSRTAVVYLEPIGNNTGMVIGMFAKIKLVTKHLDNVVKIPSRAFIEREGKLCVFRLNTDTKTVERVFPSIDFEVDNIMSIREGINEGDLIVIEGISSLSDGAYVDIVDIQDGLDIEDNV is encoded by the coding sequence GTGCATGTGGGTTTTAATGTGAGAGGTAATTTTAAGTATTATTTATTTGTTTTAGTTTTATTATTTGGTTTTTCATGTAGTGACGAGATTGAGAGTGAAATTCAAGGGGATATTGCCACCAATGATACTGCTAATGAACCTTATAGATTTCCAGTTGTTGCTATTAAAGCTTGCAAGGGAGCTTTGAGTAATTATATTCCTTTAAATGGTGATATAGATACCAAAGTTAAGGCTGAGGTATTTCCCGATATTGCAGGTGAAGTAATGTCTCTTAATATAAGGCTTGGAAGTTATGTAAAAGAAGGGCAAATTATTGCAACGGTCGATCCTTCAAGGCCAGGTTTTTTTTATTTAAAAAGTCCAGTAAGAGCACCGATGTCTGGGTATGTTTTGGCTATTAATTGCAGAGTTGGGGAGAGAGTTGATCCTCAAAAAAGTATTGCTTTAATAGGTCGAATGGATGTAATGCAGATTAAAACTTATGTTTCTGAGAAATATGTCTTGGACATTAAAGTTGGCAATAATGCAATTATTGAGCTTGAATCTTATCCTAATGAAAAATTTAAAGCTAAGATTTCAGAAGTATCTCCTGTTTTAGATTTTAAAAGTCGTACTGCTGTAGTGTATCTTGAACCTATAGGGAATAATACAGGAATGGTTATTGGTATGTTTGCCAAGATCAAACTTGTTACTAAACATCTAGACAATGTAGTTAAAATTCCAAGCCGTGCTTTTATTGAAAGAGAAGGTAAACTTTGCGTATTTAGACTAAATACCGATACAAAAACAGTAGAAAGAGTTTTTCCTTCAATAGATTTTGAGGTGGATAATATTATGTCTATTAGAGAAGGTATTAATGAGGGTGATTTAATTGTTATTGAGGGTATATCTTCTCTTTCTGATGGAGCTTATGTAGATATAGTTGATATTCAAGATGGTCTTGATATTGAAGACAATGTTTAA
- a CDS encoding TolC family protein — MALENSLDSKNAEYKEKIKKLYKDNSWNVLMPDLGFTSNLSRQNHFMPSLESRGYWNLDFGVSASLLVSPSIAHKLRLAVLNYEDAIIDREKAIKLIKLNVLKMYNELLALKSISEVLKSQFQNSKLKFEQVKIAYHNGIVSEIDYLDAKLKHSNFQRSLDEQIIQFEGTKERFKLLLGLGVLQDFETVGELSDESLDISLFDKVIDINEHVEVKELNNLTKIMKTTLDSLWLDAFLPRLSVSFSYNPGSISFSDGFGGSLNQGLQFSLGLTYGLTEILPFSKSFVGIWEQDYQLKSLKNQVESKIREFKSDIIQKRKGVRLHKSILDNSKINVEISKKNYQVAFDAFNAGTIDLVKLNDIEASYKQNDLQFIRDKLNYANAILEYKSLINDLD; from the coding sequence ATGGCTTTAGAGAATAGTCTGGATTCTAAGAATGCTGAGTATAAAGAAAAGATAAAAAAATTGTATAAAGATAATTCGTGGAATGTTTTGATGCCAGATTTAGGGTTTACATCAAATCTTTCTAGGCAAAATCATTTTATGCCTAGTCTAGAATCAAGAGGGTATTGGAATTTAGACTTTGGTGTTTCTGCTTCTCTTTTGGTATCTCCATCTATTGCTCATAAACTTAGACTTGCTGTTTTGAATTATGAGGATGCTATCATAGACAGAGAAAAAGCTATTAAGCTTATTAAGTTGAATGTTTTAAAGATGTATAATGAGCTTTTAGCTCTTAAGAGTATTTCAGAAGTGTTGAAGAGTCAGTTTCAAAATAGCAAACTTAAGTTTGAGCAAGTAAAAATTGCTTATCATAATGGAATTGTTTCTGAGATAGATTATCTTGATGCTAAGCTTAAGCATAGTAACTTTCAGCGTAGTCTAGATGAGCAAATCATTCAGTTTGAAGGGACTAAGGAAAGGTTTAAGTTATTATTAGGACTGGGTGTCTTGCAAGATTTTGAAACTGTAGGGGAGTTGTCAGATGAGAGCTTAGACATTTCATTGTTTGATAAAGTCATAGATATTAATGAACATGTAGAGGTGAAAGAGTTAAATAATTTGACTAAAATTATGAAGACTACTCTTGATAGTCTTTGGTTAGATGCTTTCTTGCCAAGACTTTCGGTTTCATTTTCTTATAATCCTGGGAGCATTTCTTTTAGTGATGGTTTTGGTGGTTCATTGAATCAAGGGTTGCAGTTTTCTTTGGGGTTAACTTATGGTTTAACTGAGATTTTGCCATTTTCAAAAAGTTTTGTAGGAATATGGGAACAAGATTATCAATTAAAGTCGTTAAAAAATCAAGTTGAAAGTAAGATTCGTGAATTTAAATCCGATATTATTCAAAAACGTAAAGGTGTAAGATTACATAAGTCTATTTTGGATAATTCTAAGATAAATGTCGAAATATCTAAGAAAAATTATCAGGTAGCTTTTGATGCTTTTAATGCGGGTACCATAGATCTTGTAAAATTAAATGACATTGAAGCTTCCTATAAGCAAAATGATTTACAATTTATAAGAGATAAGCTCAATTATGCTAATGCAATACTTGAATATAAAAGTTTAATAAATGATTTGGATTAG
- the yidD gene encoding membrane protein insertion efficiency factor YidD, with the protein MYILTKLSVPLNLIFILLIKIYQKTFSKIFGFCCIYEPSCSNYAIQCLKRHNIITALTLIALRLLRCNALFKGGFESLPIEKPIFKSLQEFKTRLIK; encoded by the coding sequence ATGTACATCCTAACAAAGCTTTCAGTACCGCTCAATTTAATATTTATCTTATTAATCAAAATATATCAAAAAACTTTTTCTAAAATCTTTGGTTTTTGTTGCATATATGAACCTAGCTGCTCAAATTACGCAATACAATGTCTCAAAAGACATAACATTATAACTGCTTTGACCTTAATTGCATTAAGATTGCTTAGATGCAATGCACTATTTAAAGGAGGATTTGAGTCATTACCAATTGAAAAACCGATATTCAAATCGCTTCAAGAATTTAAAACAAGATTAATTAAATAA
- a CDS encoding glycine betaine ABC transporter substrate-binding protein: MKGLLMSVCISLMLALFSCDKNDNSKDNSFQSSRSIKIAYVNWIGETVATNIMKVIFEKIGYSVEIFPVTASIMYQYLASGQVDGMVSAWVPTADKFYYEKFKDKFVDLGANYEGTLQGFVVPSYVTISSIVELKGRGSEFKNKMVGIDAGAGTQLSVEETLKRYGLDKEYELISSSESVMLASLESAIKKNEWILVPLWKPHWAFAKYNIKFLDDPLLSMGGPENIHSLVRLGLKEDDPDAYYVFDNFYWGEDLLLPLIKKNYKEPGQEYKNAVEFVDTHKEYVKNWVPDKYKNLFN; this comes from the coding sequence ATGAAAGGTTTATTGATGTCTGTTTGTATAAGTTTGATGTTGGCTTTATTCTCTTGTGATAAAAATGATAATTCTAAGGATAATAGCTTTCAAAGTTCAAGGTCCATTAAAATAGCATATGTTAATTGGATAGGAGAAACGGTTGCTACTAATATTATGAAGGTTATTTTTGAGAAGATAGGATATAGTGTAGAGATATTTCCTGTTACAGCATCTATAATGTATCAATATTTAGCATCGGGACAGGTAGATGGTATGGTATCTGCATGGGTTCCTACTGCTGATAAATTTTATTATGAAAAATTTAAGGATAAATTTGTTGATCTTGGTGCTAATTATGAGGGAACATTGCAGGGATTTGTGGTGCCAAGTTATGTTACAATTTCAAGTATTGTTGAGCTTAAGGGTAGAGGCTCTGAATTTAAAAATAAAATGGTAGGAATAGATGCGGGGGCGGGTACTCAACTTTCTGTAGAAGAAACTCTCAAGCGTTATGGGTTAGATAAGGAGTATGAGCTCATTTCCTCAAGTGAGAGCGTAATGCTTGCAAGTTTAGAATCTGCCATTAAGAAAAATGAGTGGATTTTAGTTCCTTTATGGAAGCCCCATTGGGCATTTGCCAAATATAATATTAAGTTTTTAGATGATCCCTTGTTGTCAATGGGGGGGCCTGAGAATATTCATTCTCTAGTTAGACTTGGGCTTAAAGAAGATGATCCTGATGCTTATTATGTGTTTGATAATTTTTATTGGGGGGAGGATTTGTTGTTGCCTTTAATAAAAAAGAATTATAAGGAGCCTGGACAGGAGTATAAAAATGCTGTTGAATTTGTTGATACTCATAAAGAGTATGTCAAAAATTGGGTTCCAGATAAATACAAAAATTTATTTAATTAA
- a CDS encoding ABC transporter permease codes for MSRDFIVANIDKAFNFLVDNFSNSSGIGFVNVVIFFYDSLKKLFLLINPVFFIIIICVLSFLFLKKRLALLIMLGFCFILYFNLWEVSMDTISIIFVSVFFSVIWGISIGILGGYYSKFYVFLKPLLDLMQAMPPFIYLIPAIPFFGMGTSSAIFATIIFAMPPVIRYTRLGIVQVPGEVIEAAKSFGSSNIRILFQIQLPLALQSIIEGINQSIMMAISMIVIAAMVGSSGLGRTVIYSVERLHFGEGLISGLAVVVIAIILDRIMQAIFIKFSYLNTDNYGGKKENKFKRFLEMYNK; via the coding sequence ATGAGTAGAGATTTTATAGTTGCTAATATAGATAAGGCTTTTAATTTTTTAGTTGACAATTTTTCAAATTCTAGTGGTATAGGGTTTGTAAATGTTGTAATTTTTTTTTACGACAGCTTGAAAAAATTGTTTCTTTTGATTAATCCTGTTTTTTTTATTATTATAATTTGTGTTTTGAGCTTTTTATTTTTAAAGAAAAGATTAGCGCTTTTGATTATGTTAGGATTTTGTTTTATTTTGTATTTTAATCTTTGGGAAGTGTCAATGGATACAATATCGATTATTTTTGTGTCTGTATTTTTTTCGGTAATTTGGGGAATTTCAATAGGTATTTTAGGTGGGTATTATTCAAAGTTTTATGTATTTTTAAAGCCATTGCTTGATTTGATGCAGGCGATGCCTCCGTTTATTTATTTAATACCGGCTATACCTTTTTTTGGTATGGGTACATCTTCAGCTATTTTTGCTACAATAATTTTTGCAATGCCTCCAGTTATTAGGTATACAAGATTAGGGATTGTTCAAGTTCCAGGTGAAGTTATTGAGGCTGCAAAATCTTTTGGAAGTAGTAATATTCGTATTCTTTTTCAGATTCAGTTACCATTAGCTCTTCAAAGCATAATAGAGGGAATTAATCAGTCAATAATGATGGCTATATCTATGATAGTAATTGCGGCAATGGTTGGTTCATCAGGGCTTGGCAGAACTGTGATATATTCTGTTGAGAGGTTGCATTTTGGTGAAGGCTTAATATCTGGATTAGCTGTTGTGGTAATAGCTATTATTTTAGATAGGATCATGCAGGCTATTTTTATTAAATTTAGTTACTTAAACACTGATAATTATGGAGGAAAAAAAGAAAATAAGTTCAAGAGATTTTTAGAAATGTATAATAAATAA
- a CDS encoding ATP-binding cassette domain-containing protein — protein MSKASVKVRNLYKTFSYNQNKKQIVKAIKSYESGKNRADIYKESSVFIANANISLDVYENEILVIMGMSGCGKSTFVRCLNGIHKIDSGSILVDNIEMNDINQKDLSALRKDKFAMVFQNFGLFPHMNVLRNVTYGLEVKNVPKKVRIQRALDILTLVGLEDSKYKYINELSGGMKQRVGIARALVVNPDILLMDEAFSALDPLIRGEMQSELLKLVDKLKKTVVFITHDLIEAFKLGNRIAFMKDGEIVQVGRPLEILRDPRTDFIANFIKNLPVLNILKIKDIIKMDFSLSGDVGKFNVILEKESDNFSLYDVSINKKSSNLVSLNLGLGDEIKSVVKYLNKLDYLIVKGQQDDIIGYIDLGEIANLLAR, from the coding sequence TTGTCTAAGGCTAGTGTTAAAGTCAGAAACCTTTATAAAACATTTTCTTATAATCAAAATAAAAAACAAATAGTTAAAGCTATAAAGAGTTATGAGAGTGGTAAAAATAGAGCTGACATTTACAAAGAATCCTCTGTGTTTATTGCAAATGCAAATATCAGTCTTGATGTGTATGAGAATGAAATTTTAGTTATTATGGGTATGTCAGGTTGTGGCAAATCTACTTTTGTTAGATGTTTGAATGGTATACATAAAATAGATTCTGGTTCGATTTTGGTTGATAATATTGAAATGAATGATATTAATCAAAAAGATCTCTCTGCTTTAAGAAAAGATAAATTTGCCATGGTTTTTCAGAATTTTGGACTTTTTCCACATATGAATGTTTTAAGGAATGTGACTTATGGACTTGAAGTTAAGAATGTTCCTAAAAAAGTTAGGATTCAACGAGCACTTGATATTTTAACTCTTGTGGGTCTTGAAGATTCTAAATATAAATATATAAATGAGCTTTCAGGTGGGATGAAGCAGAGAGTAGGCATAGCGCGAGCTTTAGTAGTTAATCCGGATATCCTTTTAATGGATGAAGCTTTTTCAGCTCTTGATCCTTTAATTAGGGGTGAAATGCAAAGTGAGCTTTTAAAGTTGGTAGACAAATTAAAAAAGACGGTAGTATTTATTACTCATGATTTAATTGAAGCTTTTAAATTGGGCAATAGAATTGCTTTTATGAAAGATGGTGAGATTGTTCAGGTAGGTAGACCCTTGGAAATATTAAGAGATCCTAGAACAGATTTTATAGCTAATTTTATTAAAAATCTTCCCGTTTTAAATATTTTAAAAATTAAAGATATTATTAAAATGGATTTTTCTCTTAGCGGTGATGTTGGTAAATTTAATGTGATTCTTGAAAAAGAAAGTGATAATTTCAGTTTGTATGATGTGTCTATTAATAAAAAATCTAGTAATCTTGTTTCTTTAAATTTAGGTTTAGGTGATGAGATTAAAAGTGTGGTTAAATATTTAAATAAACTGGATTATTTAATTGTAAAAGGTCAACAAGATGATATTATTGGATATATTGATTTAGGGGAGATTGCTAACTTATTGGCAAGATAG
- a CDS encoding flagellin — protein sequence MIINHNTSAINASRNNSINAANLSKTQEKLSSGYRINRASDDAAGMGVAGKINAQIRGLSQASRNTSKAINFIQTTEGNLDEVEKVLVRMKELAVQSGNGTYSDADRGSIQIEIEQLTDEINRISDQAQYNQMHMLSNKSAAENVKTAEELGMQPAKINTPASLAGSQASWTLRVQVGANQDEAIAVNIFASNIANLFAGEGAQPAVAEGAQEEGVQAGQGAVAAPAQGGVNSPINVTTAVDANISLAKIEDAIRMVTDQRANLGAFQNRLESIKDSTEYAIENLKASYAQIKDATMTDEVVASTTSSILTQSAMAMIAQANQVPQYVLSLLR from the coding sequence ATGATCATAAATCATAATACGTCAGCTATAAATGCTTCAAGAAATAATAGCATTAATGCTGCTAATCTTAGCAAAACTCAAGAAAAACTTTCTAGTGGGTATAGAATTAATCGTGCATCTGATGATGCTGCTGGTATGGGTGTTGCTGGAAAGATTAATGCTCAAATTAGAGGATTATCTCAGGCTTCTAGAAATACTTCAAAGGCTATAAATTTTATTCAAACAACAGAAGGAAATTTGGATGAAGTAGAGAAAGTATTAGTAAGAATGAAAGAACTTGCTGTTCAGTCTGGTAATGGTACATATTCAGATGCAGACAGAGGTTCTATTCAAATTGAGATTGAGCAACTTACAGATGAAATTAACAGAATTTCTGATCAAGCTCAATACAATCAAATGCATATGTTGTCTAATAAATCAGCTGCTGAGAATGTAAAAACAGCTGAAGAGCTTGGAATGCAACCTGCAAAAATTAACACACCAGCATCATTAGCTGGCTCACAAGCTTCATGGACATTGAGAGTACAAGTGGGAGCAAATCAGGACGAAGCAATTGCTGTTAATATTTTTGCATCTAATATTGCAAATCTTTTTGCAGGTGAAGGTGCTCAGCCTGCTGTAGCTGAAGGTGCACAAGAAGAAGGAGTTCAAGCTGGACAAGGTGCAGTAGCAGCTCCAGCTCAAGGTGGAGTTAATTCTCCAATTAATGTTACAACTGCTGTTGATGCTAATATATCACTTGCAAAGATAGAGGATGCTATCAGAATGGTAACTGATCAAAGAGCAAATCTCGGTGCTTTCCAAAACAGGCTTGAGTCTATTAAGGATAGCACAGAATATGCTATTGAAAATTTAAAAGCATCTTATGCTCAAATTAAAGATGCAACAATGACAGATGAAGTTGTGGCATCTACAACTAGCAGCATTTTGACACAATCTGCGATGGCTATGATTGCACAAGCTAATCAAGTGCCTCAATATGTATTATCATTACTTAGATAA